The Clostridiales bacterium FE2011 sequence GTACAGTTCAGTACCCCGCCGAACCTTTCAACGTATTTAACGAATTACTGATCGTTTTTCGCGGGGCGGTTGAAAAGCAGGTTCACGATGATACCGAGGATCAGAGCGCAGGCGATTTCGGTAATCGTGACAGAACCGATCTTCAGCGTCATGCCGCCGATACCGGCAATCAGGATCACGGAAGCGGTGAACAGGTTGCGGTTGTCGTTCAGGTCAACAGGCTGGAGCATCTTCAGACCGGAAACAGCGATGAAGCCGTACAGGGTGATGCAGACGCCGCCCATGACGCAGCTGGGAATCGTGCTCAGGAAGGTTACGAAGGGAGCAAAGAAGCTGGCAGCGATGGCAATGATCGCGGTGCACAGGATCGTGATGACGGAAGCATTGCCGGTGATGGCCACGCAGCCGACGGACTCACCGTAAGTGGTGTTGGGGCAGCCGCCGAAGAAGGCACCGGCCATGGAGCCGATACCGTCGCCCAGCAGGGTGCGATGGAGGCCGGGCTCCTCGAGCAGATCCTGATCGATGATGGTGGACAGGTTCTTATGGTCTGCAATATGCTCGGCGAAAACCACGAAGGCTACGGGAACATAGGCAACCGCGATGGAGAGGATATACTTGGCCGTGATGGTCTGGAAACCTTCGAAGGCCTTGATGAAGGTGAATTCAGGAACCCATTTCATGGAGCTGAAAGCGGTGAAATCGAGCACTTTCAGTGCGTCATTGCCGGAAGCGTTGCCGATCAGGGTGAAGATGAGGGCAACAATGTAGCCGGCAACAATACCGATAATGAAGGGAATCAGCTTCATCATTTTCTTTCCCTTGACGGAGCAGAAGACAACCGTCAGCAGGGTGACAAGGGCGCAGATCAGGCTGACCCAGCCCTGGGTATTCATGATATAAGTGCCGTTATCCAGCACAGCACCCTTCAGGGCATCGCCGATGGCGTTGCCGGCCAGGGACAATCCGATGATGGCAACGGTAGGGCCGATAACGACAGCGGGCATGAGCTTACGGACCCAGGCAACACCGGCATACTTGACGATGATGGCGATGATCACATAAACCAGACCGGCGAAAACGGCACCGATCACCAGGCCGGCATAGCCAACCGCGGTGGAGGCAGCGCCGCCGAAAGCGGCAAACATGGAACCGAGGAATGCAAAACTGGAACCAAGGAACACAGGGCTCTTGAACTTGGTGAAGAGCAGGTAGACAATCGTACCGACGCCGGCGCCGAAAAGGGCGGCGCTCTGGCTCATGCCGTTGCCAACAATGCTGGGGACGGCGATGGTCGCAGCCAGGATCGCAAGCAGCTGCTGGAGCGCGAAGACGATCAGCTGACCGAACTTGGGTTTGTCATTGACCTTGTAGACCAGATTCATAGGGGAGACCTCCTTATTATTTTTCGGAGGGTCTTGTAAAGAAAAAGCCTGCCGGCATGAAAACTGGCAAGCTACGATCCTTACTGACTATATGCGGCCGTATCTTGTCGGTATCCCGTACCGTCTTAAAGACCCACCGGACATAATATACCACAAGATCTTGTGGTATTCCATTTCATAAGTATGACAAAAGCATAAATAAAATTAGTAAGCAAAAGCAGAAAAAAAGAGCTTGACAAACATATTTGAATAAGATAATATACAAAAGCCGCTTGCGGAAACCGGGTCAGGAACGCAAGAGTCAAAGGCAACGGGAGCATAGCTCAGCTGGGAGAGCATTTGCCTTACAAGCAAAGGGTCACAGGTTCGAGCCCTGTTGTTCCCACCAAACATATGGCCCGGTAGCTCAGTTGGTTAGAGCGCCAGCCTGTCACGCTGGAGGTCGAGGGTTCGAGCCCCTTCCGGGTCGCCATATTTGCCTTGGTAGCTCAGTCGGTAGAGCATGTGACTGAAAATCACAGTGTCGGTGGTTCGATTCCGCCCCAAGGCACATTTTATGCGGTAGTAGCTCAGTTGGTAGAGTGCCACCTTGCCAAGGTGGATGTCGCGGGTCCGAGTCCCGTCTACCGCTCCATTTTTATGGTGCCATAGCCAAGCGGTAAGGCGAAGGTCTGCAAAACCTTTATTCTCCGGTTCGAATCCGGATGGCACCTCACAGAATACCGGAGTTGTACTCCGGTATTTTCATTTTCCCCCGATGTTTTGAAATGTATACATGTTAACGTTTGCATTTATATAAAAAAACTCTGTACAAAATAAAAGCGTCATGATATACTCTGACAGTAAACCCAACCCCTGGTAGTAACTACGCGGTTCATTTCCTCTATGGTTGTTACTCATAACCATTGTCTGGAACGGGGCACGAATCTTCACCAATGGCGCGGGTAAACAACATTTTTAGGAGGATATGATCCATGTACGAAGACAAGACTCTGACCTGTCGTGACTGCGGCAACGAATTCGTTTTCTCTGCCAGTGAGCAGGAATTCTTTGCCCAGAAGGGCTTCCAGAATGAGCCCACCCGCTGCCCTGCCTGCCGCGCTGCCCGTCGGGCCCAGAACGGCAATGGCGGTGCTCCCCGGCAGATGTTCACCGTGATCTGCGACGGCTGCGGCTGCGAAACCCAGGTTCCCTTCCAGCCCCGCGGAGATCGTCCCGTGTACTGCCGTGACTGCTTCGAAGCACAGCGTCAGAACCGGTTCTGATTCATCAGAAACAAAAAGGACTGCCATCAGGCAGTCCTTTCTTTTTATACTTTATTTACACAGACCGTCCACAAGCTCCTGGAGGCGGTCCAGGTTTGCTTCCGCTTCCGCTTCAGAGGCTGCCCTTGTAAAAAGGTATGCCTTGAGCTTGGGTTCCGTACCGGAGGGACGGACAATAAACTGTTCATCAGACGAAAGCGCGAAGGAGAGGACATCGCTCTTCGGAAGACCTGTGTCATCATTCAGATAATCAATCCGTGTACAGCTGTTCAGACGGACATCTGAAAAGTGCGAAAGGGGCGCACGAAGCGCGGACATGATGCTGTTCATCTTCCTGGAGCCGTTTTCGCCTTCATATTCATAGGTCAGCAGGCGCTGGACATAGAGGCCGAATTCCGCGCGCAGCTCTTGCAGACGATCCAGGAGCGTAAGTCCCTGCTCCTTGAGCCCGGCGGCCATATCGCAGAGAAGCAGGACCGCGTTAACGGCATCCTTGTCCCGGACATCCGTACCGGAAAGATAGCCGTAGCTTTCCTCAAATCCGAAGAGGAAGCGATCCGCCTGGCCCTCCGCTTCCAGCAGGCCGATCTGTTCGCCAATATATTTGAAACCGGTCAGCACATTCCGCAGTTCCAGGCCGTATTTATCACACAGGGCACGGGCCATTTCCGTGGTGACAATGGTTTTGACCACAACAGGGGGAAGGCTGCCCTGAACGGGAAGACGGTTGCGGCAGAGATAATCCAGCATGAGAATCCCCATATCATTGCCGCTGATCAGCCTGACATCATTGCCAACGCGGACGCCTGCGCCCATACGGTCACAGTCCGGATCTGTGGCGAAGCACAGATCCGCCCCGGTTTCAACGGTCTTCTGAATGGCGAGGTTCATCGCCTCACGGATTTCCGGATTCGGATAAGGGCAGGTGGGGAAGTGTCCGTCAGGCAGTTCCTGCTCGGTTACGATATCGACACGGATATTGCCGAGACGCTTCAATATTTCACGTACAGGCACATTTCCGGCGCCGTTAAGGGGTGAATAAACCACGTGAAGATGTTCGGAGGCCGGACGGGCCCGCAGGCTGAGAACAGCCTGATAATAGGCTTCTATGGTCTCATCGTTAATATACCGGATTGTACCTGCTGCCAGATGCTTCTCAAAGGAGGGAAGGCTGTCAGAAAGATCGGGCTGTTCACTGATCTTCTTCTGGATCAGATCAGCGGCCTCCAGCGTAATCTGGCAGCCGTCGGCTCCGTAAACCTTATATCCGTTGAATTTGGCAGGATTATGAGAGGCAGTGACCATTACGCCGGCGGACGCGGAGAGATGGCGTACCGCAAAGCTGAGCATAGGCGTTGGCTGAAGCCGGGGATAGAGCCAGACTTTGACGCCGCATTCGGCAAGAACAGCGGCTGTCAGCTCCGCAAAATCACGGGAATGGATCCGGCTGTCGCAGCTGACAGCACAGGAAGGATTGCTGAAGGTATCCAGCAGGTAACGGGCAAGGCCGCGTGTGGCCTTCATGACCGTAAAGAGATTCATCCGGTTTGTACCCGCGCCAAGCACGCCCCGCAGGCCGCCGGTGCCAAAGGCAAGATCCCTGTAAAAACTGTCATTGATCTGATCCTGATCCATGGACCTGAGCTCAGACAGCAGCTCTTCCGTCATCGCGGAACAGTTCATCCAGGATTCATACTTTTCCATCAGTGTCATAATGTTGCTTCCCTTCAATCAAAATAAAAAAGCGTACCATCCGGTACGCGTGGAATATCAGATTACGCCTTGTCTTCCGGAAGAATAGAGCTGTCCTTTACGGAAAGGATGGATCTTTTCCGTATCCCAGGTAAAACCGTCGAGGGTCATACGGATCCCGTTTTCCGCGAGCAGGTTGGCCACATCCTCAAAGAGCACATAGAGATGACGGGCGAAGAAACCGGCCTGGGAACCGGCGGGCTGACACAGCAGGTCATTGATGCCCCAGACGCGGATCGGATCATAGCCGTCAAAGGCGAAGGAAGAAGCGTAAGGGGTAATACTGGCGCCCCGGAGATCACAGGGGGTATCACCAAGCCAGCTGCCGGCATTGCGGAGAAGACCGTAAAAGCACTGGATCACACGAACCGGGAGGGAAAAACACAGCTCATCAATAAAAGAACCGTCCACCCGGTAGGTGCTGAAGGAGAGAATACGGTTTTCATAAAGGATGACGCAGAAACCGCCGTCCATGGCGCGCTGATCCTGCAGGAGGGGACGGAATTTGTACTGAAAGACAGGTTTGCTGCCGTAACCGGCAATCATTCCGCATACACCTCCTGAATCATCACTTTATACTTTATAATATCTAAATATATGATTCAGGTCAATAAGTTTCCACTACATGTTGTAGTCAAATTTGTGAATTTTTTGTAATATTTTGGACTATTTCTGCAGAAAGCTCATGAAAGCATCCCGGTTCTCCACAGGCGTCGTCGTGGGACGTCCCAGATCCGAACGAGAGCCGCAGGCACACCTGACTTCAATGAGGACAGGTCCGGCCGCACCGGGTAGAGACTCTTTCAGAATGGACTGCAGGGCCTCTTCTGAATCCGCAGAAAAAACTGATGGATAACCGGCCGCCGACGCCAGCGCAGGAATATTCATGCTGCTGCCGCAGACAGGCATGCCTCCCACGGTCTCGTGGGCGCCGTTATTGATAATAACGTGAACCAGATTGGACGGAAGGCGTTTTCCGATGACCGGGAGGGCACCCAGGTGCATGAGGCTGGCACCGTCGCCATCCAGGCACCAGACTTTTCTCCCCGGTTTTTCCACAGCAATCCGCAAGGCAATCATCGCGGCATGCCCCATGGAACCGACGGTCAGGAAATCACGGGAATGATCTTCTCCCCTTGATTCACGCAGTTCAAAGATTTCACGGGAAAGTTTGCCCGTTGTGGACACAAACACGTCATCAGGACCGGAAGCAGAAAGAATGATTCCGGCTGCCGTTTCCCGCGACATCCGGTATTGATTGCCGTATTCCGGTTTGCAGTCGGACTGTAGCGCCCCTTTCCTGACCACAATGGCGGCGGTTTTTCCGCGGCTCATCTCTGCAAGGAGTTCATTGAAACCGCAAAGGAAAGCTTCATCTGAAGTATCGGTAGAAAGAATCCTGTAAGGAATGCCCAGGATGTCCAGTTGTTCCAGGGTCACAACGCCCTGCTTTTTATGCTGCGGTTCATCCTTGACACCAGGTTCCCCCCGCCAGCCCACAACCAGCAGGCAGGGAAGGGCATAAACCTCAGGATCCATCAGGGAGGCCAGGGGATTAACCGCATTGCCGAGTCCGCTGTTCTGCATATAACAGAGACCGGGACGGCCGGAAGCCAGGTAATGCCCGGCGCATAAAGCAATTGCTCCGCCCTCATTATGGGCGACAACATGACTGTCACTGTCTGTGCCGTAACGGGCATAAAGCTCATTGCAAAGTGCTTTCAGGAGTGAATCCGGCACGCCGGTAAAGAAATCAATACAGGCTTTCTGACAGGCATCCAGAAGAACAGAAACATGCATAGAAGCCACTCAATCCTTCCAGTCGAGAGGATAGTCGGAAACAGCATAATCCAGGTATTTCCTGCCGTTATCCTTCAGGGTATTGATGATTCCTTCCTTCTTCATATCATCGGTAATCGGTGTGGGCGTGTAGTTGTTCCGGTCCTTAATGGACGTAATACGGATCGGAATGATCCGGAAGCCGAGGTTGGAGGCTTCCTGGGTGTTCTTATCCACAAGGAAGCGGGTCTGGAAAATATAAGAGTTCATATCATCCGGCTTGTCGTTGCCGGAGAAACAGAAATTGCCCAGGGAATAACAGATATATACGCCGTTATACAGCTCAATGGGATTGATGCGGTGGGAATGATGGCCGATGACGAGATCAGCGCCGCTGTCTACGGCAAGCCGGCCCATTTTGATCTGGTTCTGGGTGGGACTGTAGTCCTTTTCACGGCCCCAGTGGAACGATACGATCACGATGGGATACTTTTCCTTGGTTGACTTTATGTCTGCAGCCACCTTGTCATACAGATTGTCATATCCGCCAGCCTGTGGTTTATCGTAACGATCTATGCAAAGGTAGCTCAGCATTGCGATCTGGATACCGTTGACATAGAAGACACCGATTTCTTCTGAATTAGAGTATACAACTCCGGCGTTCCGGAGTGTATCCTTGGTGTCCTCGTATCCTTCCTGGCCATGATCCATGACATGGTTGTTTTCCAGGCTGACCGCCTCAACGGAATTATCTGTCAGCACATTCACATAGGAAGGGGCAATGTTGAACAGGAAACTGTTTCCCTTTTTGTTATCCGGTACGTATTTCGTTTCAGTAAAGGTACCCTCAAAATTGACCAGGGTCATGGTATCGTTTTTAAAGATATCCCGGACATTGGCCATGGTGAAGTTGATATTGTTATCGTTTTTCTCCAGTTCGGAATAAAACTTTTTGCCCTTTTTGTGATAATTATCCCCGCCGATGGTAAAATCCCCGGTGCAGGTAACGGTGATAATCGTATTGCCGTTGCTGTCCAGCTGATAGGTGGAGCTTTCCTCCTCGGTAAGATCGATGACTTCTTCAATATCCAGTTCATCCTCAGCCCGGACACAGGCAGGCAGAAGCAGCAATACGGACAGAAACAGCGCGGCTATTTTTCTGAACATTTGATAATCCTCCAGGTTATTCAGGAACGGGAAGCGACAAAATCCGCAATCCGCTCCAGGGCAACGTTGATCTTATCAACGGCTGTCGCGTAACAGCAGCGAATATGGCCTTCTCCGGAAATACCGAAAGCGTTGCCGGGAACAGCGGCGACGTTCTTTTCCTTCAGAAGCTCGGAACAGAATTCCTCACTGGTCAGGCCGGTGCGCTGGATAGAGGGGAAGACATAGAAAGCACCGTAAGGCTCAAAGCATTCCAGCCCCATTTCCCTGAAAGCAGTGACCATCAGCCTGCGGCGGCGGTCATAGCTTTCCCTCATGGCAGTTACGGACTCATAATTGTTTTCCCGGCCGATCCGGAGAGCGGCGGTGGCAGCCACCTGGCCCTGACGTGGCGCGCACATGATGGCATACTGATGAATCTTGTTCATGACCGTGATGATCTCTTCCGGACCGCAGGCATAGCCGACCCGCCATCCCGTCATGGCAAAGGATTTGCTGAAGCCGTTGATTGTAATCGTCCGCTCCATCATGCCCGGCACAGAAGCGAAGGCAGTATGGGTATGCCCGTCGTAAACAAGCTCAGAATAGATTTCATCCGAAATGACCAGCAGATCATGATCACGGATAACCCGGGCAACAGCTTCCAGGTCTTCCTTTTCCATGATGGCGCCGGTCGGGTTGTTTGGATAAGGCAGGATCAGCAGCTTGGACTTTGGGGTGATTTTTTTCTCCAGCGCTTCAGCCTTCAGACGGAAATCATCTTCCTGACGGGTTTCAACCGGAACGGGAACGCCGCCGGCAAAAATAACGCCGGGCGCATAGGAAACATAGCTGGGATCGGGAACCAGGACTTCGTCTCCTTCTGTAATCAGGGCGCGCAAAGCCACATCGATTGCTTCAGAAGCACCGATGGTGACCAGTATTTCAGTTTCAGGATGATAGGAAATATTGTACCTGCCGGACAGATAAAGGGAAATTTCATTGCGAAGCTCAATCAGGCCGCGGTTCCCGGTGTACTGGGTTTCACCGTCAAGCAGGGAGTTGATCGCAGCGTCACGGAACAGATACGGGGTTTTAAAATCGGGTTCACCGACACCCAGGGAGATGGCATCCTTCCGGGAAGCGGCGAGATCAAAAAAACGCCGGATACCGCTGGGCGGTACAGCAGCAATCCTGCTGTTCAGATACTGGTCGTAGTTCACGGTGAGATCACCAGCCTGTGATCGGCATCATCGGTTTCGAAAACGACGCCTTCTTCTTTATATCTTTTCAGCACAAAGCTGGTCGCCGTGCCGGTGACCGTTTCAAGCGGGGAAAGCTTGGAAGCGACAAAGGCCGCCAGCTCCTTCAGTGTACGGGCTTCCACAAGAACGAGAAGATCGTAGGAACCGGACATCAGGTACACGCTTTTGACCTCATCAAAGCGATAAATCCGGCGGGCGATCGCGTCAAAACCCATGTCTCGCTGGGGCGTGACACGCACTTCGATCATAGCTTCCACACGTTCACGATCAGTACGGTCCCAGTTGATCATGGGGCTGTAACGAAGAATAATCTTCCGGTTTTCGAGATCTTCTATTGCAGATGCAACCTCTTCCAGGGAGGCTCCGGTCATAATGGCCATCTTTTCAAGGGGAATACGGCAGTCTTCCTTAAGAATATCAAGGAGGGATGCTTCGAGTTTCGTCATTTTCTGATGCTTCCTTTCCTGAATATAAAAACACAGATATTTTACATCATTCACAGGGACATGACAAGCGAGAAACAGGGAAGGTACCGTACGGACATAAAGGTATAAAAAAACTTCCTGATTTTCATCAGGAAGTAAAAGTCTGGGTGAGAGGATTCGAACCTCCGGCCTCTTGAACCCCATTCAAGCACGCTACCAAACTGCGCCACACCCAGATAATCCACATTGCCGTCCCGTTTGTTCCGACAACGTCGATTACTATATCACGCGTATCAGGCGATGTCAATAGTTTTTTGATCATCTGCCTGCGAAAAAAGCCTGATAAAAGAGAGAGATGAACGGGAAAAGGAATTACTTTGCGCCGTTCTTCAGGGATTCAACCTGAGTACGAAGCTCTTCAACTTCCTGCTGCATGGAAACGGACTGTTCGGCCCATTCTGAAAGAGACTGGCTGGCCTCCTTCAGGTTATTGTTGACGAGTTTCAGGTCGTCCTGAAGCGCCCGTTTATCAGCGTCGATGGCTTCCCAGGTATTCCGGCTTTCCTCAAGACGGAGTTCAACATCCTTCAGCTGAGACCGAAGGCTGAAAAGATTGAGCCCGCAGACCACCATCAGCATAACGGACATGATCAGCGCTATACTCAGGATGATTTTCAGCTGCTTATTCATTGTTCCTGACCCTCCGATCCTGAACCGAGTTTTTCCTCCAGTTCCTTTTTCTCCTGGCGGAGCTGCTTGCGTTCTTCCTTCAGCGCCTTTTTTTCTTCAGCTGCCTGGTCTGCCAGGGGCTGGACGCGGGACAGTTCCTCCTGTGCAGCTGCCAGGGCTTCCACAGTCTCATCATACTCATGCTGCTGTTTTCGTTCACGTCCCTGGCTTGTTTCCAGGCTGACATTCGCGTCCTGCAGTCTGAAACGCATGCTGCTGACGGTGGGAAGATACCAGGCAATAAACAGGACACACAAAAGCATGACGAGTACAAAGAGAACAGGGAAAACAGATTTCCGTCGGTTCATGGCACTTACCCTCCGATATTTAAGAGTGATGACAGTTTGCCTTCAGGAATGTGATAACCTGATTCCACCAGGGGAACAGGACGTCATTGACAGAACGGTAGATTTCATGGCGGGAGCCTGGAACAGATACAAACTGTCCGTTTCTGACCCTGCCGATAAAGGCCTGCTGAGGTTCACGCTCCACGCTGAAGTCTGTTTCCGCAGAGAAAAGGATGACCGGACAGGCAATGCGTTCAGGCGCCCCCGGAGCCAGGATCTGTTCCGTAACATGAATGGCTTCATAGGACCAGCGATAGGACGGGACGCTGTTCCTGAATTCAGTGCGGGCAGCTTTGACATCATCATACCAGGAGAAACGGTCCGGATCAGTGGCGCAGGAAGTGCTGAAGTCCTCCGGCCCGGAATAAGGTTTCATGAAGAAAGGACAGTGTTTGCCGCGGCCCATAAAAGAAGCTATGGAGGAAAGCGCGGAAGCCACCGGAACAGGAACGGAGCGGATATATGGCGCAATCATCGGAGATGAAAAAACAGCGCCTGCGACGTCATGATTTCCACGCTCCAGGAAGAGAGACGCAACGGCGCCGCCCATAGAATGCGCAAACAGGAAACAGGGAGAAGGCATACTCTTCCTGTATGTATCATATATGATCTGCAGATCTTCCACATATTCCGAAAAATGATCCACATGGGTTACAGAAATATCCGGAATCCCGTCCGCCCTCCAGGAACGACCATGACCGCGCTGGTCATAAGCCACGACAGAAAAGCCCTGATGCAGCAGGGAAAAGATCAATTCAGAATATTTCAGCGCGTTTTCAGTAAAACCATGGACAATGAAAACCGTGCCGACAGGATGCTCCGCCTGGTAAGAAACGCAGTACAGGGGCCGGTTTTCAAAGCCGGGAACGACAGAAACACTGCCCCTGGACTCAAGCCAGGGCAGGACGGTTCCGTTTATGACCCGGCTGTAGGATGAACCGGCCTGAACAAGATATTCCTCGTTGAAATCGCCCGCCATGTGACCGCCTCCTGTCTGTGACTGAAATTTCATCAGTAGGATTTTGTCTTAAAGCGTTTGTGGATACGATAAGGATTATAGAATGTCTGGGGAGTGCTGACAGAAACGTTCAGGGAACGATTCCGGGTCGCATTCAGCACCAGGCCTACACCGCCCATATTTGTCATCATATTGGATCCGCCATAGGACAGGAAAGGCAGCGGAATACCGGTAATCGGCATGAGACCCAGGGTCATGGCAATATTTTCGAGCACATGGAAAAGAAGCATGCCCAGAACACCGATAATGATCATCCGGCCGAATTTATCCCGGGTAAACCAGGCCAGGTAAAGCATACGGAGCAGGATCAGCACATATCCGACAAGAACCGCCACACAGCCTACAAAGCCCCAGGTTTCACCGATGGTGGAATAAATGAAATCCGTCCAGTCCGCCGGCACGTAGTTCAGCTGGGAAATGGCGCCGGTAACGAACATGCCGTTTCCTGTCAGCCCGCCGGATCCGATGGTCATTTTGGACATGGTTTGCTGGTAAGCATCGGAAGAAGAATACACTTCAGGATTCAGCCAGCCGGCAATCCGGGCAAGACGATAGTCTGTTGAATGGGTAAGGGTCATATATCCGTAGATCGCCAGAACCCCCAGGATGGCAAGGGCAGCGAGAATCGAAAGCGTCTTCAGGGAAACATTCGCGAAATACATCATCACGGCAAACATGAAGATAATAACGAGCAGGGAGCCTGTTTCACCCTGAAGCAGGATCACAACGCCGGGAATGATGACGATCATGAAGATATGAATAAAGGACTTGGAATCGGACATGGGACTGTCCTGCCTGGAGAAGTTTTTGGCAAGCACCAGGATCATAGCCAGCTTCATGAATTCCGAAGGCTGAATGGTGTAGCCCCACAAGGTATCAAGCCAGGCTTTAACGCCCTGGGCCCGGTTAAAAATCGTAGTGACAGACAGCAGGATAAAAGCCGCCCAGTAGAACCATTCCGCACGGCGTCTGAGGATATCGTAAGGGAAGGCCATAATTACGCCGATGACAAGGGGAGCCATCAGGACGAAAAGGCACTGCTTCATCGCGTAGGAAGACTCAATAACATGATTCAGGAACGATGCGTCTTCAGCGGAATTGGGAGAATAGGTAGCAACACAGACAGCAACGATTCCGAAAAGAGCCATGGCAAAAACAAGCGCGATCAGAACACCGTCCACATGTGCACGGGCATGACGGTTTTCAGTGATCGTCAAGCGGAATCACCTCCTTGACAGAACGGGAGAAAATACGCTGCAGGAAAGATTGTTTTTTGCAGCCGTACATGGGAAAAGACGGAGCACCGCCCCGAAGGCGGGATGCGATCCGAAGGATTGCATTCCGGGCTTCACAGTCGTAAGCAATAAAAAGGGAATGACGCAGCATCGCACGGCTGACCACAGGATCTTCCGGAATCTCTCCAAGCAGGGACAGATCCATTACTTCAGCGACCGTACGGGCAGACATCATTTCACGGGAACGAACCAGATCAGCATCCAGCCGGTTGACAATCAGGCAGGGCCTGCTGAGCTTTTTGGCTTCCATGACCTGGACAGCCCTTTCTCCGCTCCTGACAGAAATATCATCCGGCGTGACAATGAGCAGTACTTCATCCACGCCGGCATTGAGGACATTGCGCAGTCCGCGTTCGATCCCGGCCGGACAGTCTATAAACACATAATCATAGGCTGAACGAAGGGCACTGATGATCTTTGTGAGTTTTTTAGGATCCAGGTTTTTTGCACGCGCAAACTGCGCTGCCGGAAGAAGATAGAGGGAAGGAACAGCTTCGCTTTCAAGGACGGCCTGATCTGCACTGCAGTCCCCGTTGGCCAGATCGATGAGATCATAAACAATCCGGTTTTCCATGCCGAGCAGCGCGTCCTGTGAGCGCAGGCCGATATCGGCGTCCACAATTACAACCCGGTTTCCGGCATGGGCAAGGGCTGCAGCGAGGTTTGCGGTGACGGTAGACTTGCCGACGCCGCCTTTTCCGGAAGCAACAGCATAACAATGAGACATATCTTCCTCCGTTTACCGGTTACGGCGACAGCATATTGCCGTAAGGCAGTGTGATTTCAACTTCACGCAGATCCTTCTGGTTCATATACCATTCGATAAACTCTTTCGGGGCGTGACAGGATTCTGAACCGGAATAACCGTTGGGGATAAAGCAGGCGATGGCTATTTCAGGATTTTCATAGGGTACGAAGCACACGAACCAGGAGTTGTTCTCCAGGTCGATGGAGGTAACCTGGGCGGTTCCTGTTTTCGCGGCAATCTGCTTCTGATAAGGCCAGTTCCTGAAATATTTACCTGCCGTACCGGATTCGTCAGCAACGCCCTGCATGCCTTCATGGATAAGGTGCATATATTTGTCCGCGTTTGGAATGGTATTGATCAGGGAAGGTTCACGCTGGGACAGGATTTCACCGTCCGGGGAGGTAATGTTGTCAATCAGGGAGACGTTGTACAGTTTACCGCCGTTGGCTACAGTGGCCACGTAACGGGCAACGGCAATGGGGGTAAGCACGGTAACGGACTGGCCGATACCGGTCAGGATGGTCTGGCCGCCGCCCCACTTGATGTCGTTCATGTAATTGTAGGTATCACCGATGACGGACTGAAGATAAACCATTTCCTTGCTCATGTTCAGTTCTTCCATGAGGATGGTACGCATGCTGTCCAGCCAGTCGCTTTCATTGGTCCTGACAGCCATGTCCATGAGCTTTTTCGCGCATACTGACAGACGCTCATCATCATAATAGATATCCCGGAAACCGCCGCAGT is a genomic window containing:
- the aepY gene encoding phosphonopyruvate decarboxylase, giving the protein MHVSVLLDACQKACIDFFTGVPDSLLKALCNELYARYGTDSDSHVVAHNEGGAIALCAGHYLASGRPGLCYMQNSGLGNAVNPLASLMDPEVYALPCLLVVGWRGEPGVKDEPQHKKQGVVTLEQLDILGIPYRILSTDTSDEAFLCGFNELLAEMSRGKTAAIVVRKGALQSDCKPEYGNQYRMSRETAAGIILSASGPDDVFVSTTGKLSREIFELRESRGEDHSRDFLTVGSMGHAAMIALRIAVEKPGRKVWCLDGDGASLMHLGALPVIGKRLPSNLVHVIINNGAHETVGGMPVCGSSMNIPALASAAGYPSVFSADSEEALQSILKESLPGAAGPVLIEVRCACGSRSDLGRPTTTPVENRDAFMSFLQK
- a CDS encoding CapA family protein, producing the protein MFRKIAALFLSVLLLLPACVRAEDELDIEEVIDLTEEESSTYQLDSNGNTIITVTCTGDFTIGGDNYHKKGKKFYSELEKNDNNINFTMANVRDIFKNDTMTLVNFEGTFTETKYVPDNKKGNSFLFNIAPSYVNVLTDNSVEAVSLENNHVMDHGQEGYEDTKDTLRNAGVVYSNSEEIGVFYVNGIQIAMLSYLCIDRYDKPQAGGYDNLYDKVAADIKSTKEKYPIVIVSFHWGREKDYSPTQNQIKMGRLAVDSGADLVIGHHSHRINPIELYNGVYICYSLGNFCFSGNDKPDDMNSYIFQTRFLVDKNTQEASNLGFRIIPIRITSIKDRNNYTPTPITDDMKKEGIINTLKDNGRKYLDYAVSDYPLDWKD
- a CDS encoding phospho-sugar mutase; the encoded protein is MTLMEKYESWMNCSAMTEELLSELRSMDQDQINDSFYRDLAFGTGGLRGVLGAGTNRMNLFTVMKATRGLARYLLDTFSNPSCAVSCDSRIHSRDFAELTAAVLAECGVKVWLYPRLQPTPMLSFAVRHLSASAGVMVTASHNPAKFNGYKVYGADGCQITLEAADLIQKKISEQPDLSDSLPSFEKHLAAGTIRYINDETIEAYYQAVLSLRARPASEHLHVVYSPLNGAGNVPVREILKRLGNIRVDIVTEQELPDGHFPTCPYPNPEIREAMNLAIQKTVETGADLCFATDPDCDRMGAGVRVGNDVRLISGNDMGILMLDYLCRNRLPVQGSLPPVVVKTIVTTEMARALCDKYGLELRNVLTGFKYIGEQIGLLEAEGQADRFLFGFEESYGYLSGTDVRDKDAVNAVLLLCDMAAGLKEQGLTLLDRLQELRAEFGLYVQRLLTYEYEGENGSRKMNSIMSALRAPLSHFSDVRLNSCTRIDYLNDDTGLPKSDVLSFALSSDEQFIVRPSGTEPKLKAYLFTRAASEAEAEANLDRLQELVDGLCK
- a CDS encoding zinc-ribbon domain containing protein, with the protein product MYEDKTLTCRDCGNEFVFSASEQEFFAQKGFQNEPTRCPACRAARRAQNGNGGAPRQMFTVICDGCGCETQVPFQPRGDRPVYCRDCFEAQRQNRF
- a CDS encoding uracil-xanthine permease, yielding MNLVYKVNDKPKFGQLIVFALQQLLAILAATIAVPSIVGNGMSQSAALFGAGVGTIVYLLFTKFKSPVFLGSSFAFLGSMFAAFGGAASTAVGYAGLVIGAVFAGLVYVIIAIIVKYAGVAWVRKLMPAVVIGPTVAIIGLSLAGNAIGDALKGAVLDNGTYIMNTQGWVSLICALVTLLTVVFCSVKGKKMMKLIPFIIGIVAGYIVALIFTLIGNASGNDALKVLDFTAFSSMKWVPEFTFIKAFEGFQTITAKYILSIAVAYVPVAFVVFAEHIADHKNLSTIIDQDLLEEPGLHRTLLGDGIGSMAGAFFGGCPNTTYGESVGCVAITGNASVITILCTAIIAIAASFFAPFVTFLSTIPSCVMGGVCITLYGFIAVSGLKMLQPVDLNDNRNLFTASVILIAGIGGMTLKIGSVTITEIACALILGIIVNLLFNRPAKNDQ